In candidate division KSB1 bacterium, one DNA window encodes the following:
- a CDS encoding trans-2-enoyl-CoA reductase family protein — protein MIIKPKVRGFICLTAHPAGCEAHVKEQIDTIKSKGLIEKGAKNVLVIGSSTGYGLASRITAAFGCRANTVGVFFEKEPSEKRPATAGWYNSVAFEKLAKAEGLYAKSINGDAFSDEIKAATIEILKKDVGPVDLVVNSLASPRRTHPKSGEVFKSVLKPIGQDYDGQTLDTDKSLVKAVHMEPAAKEEIAETVAVMGGEDWEMWMDALDSAGLLAEGCKTISYTYIGPKLTWPIYRDGTIGKAKEDLERAGKSINERLQSRDGSAYVCVMKAIVTQSSSAIPVVPLYISLLFKIMKEAGTHEGPIEQTQRLFATQIYQDSVPETDETGRIRLDDLEMLPEIQAEVDEQWSKITTENLHELTDFKGYREEFLKLFGFGLPGVNYEADVDQVVLFE, from the coding sequence ATGATCATCAAACCCAAAGTTCGAGGATTCATTTGTCTTACTGCACACCCGGCTGGCTGCGAAGCGCACGTAAAAGAGCAAATCGACACCATAAAAAGCAAAGGGTTAATTGAAAAGGGTGCGAAGAATGTTCTGGTTATCGGCTCATCTACCGGCTATGGTCTTGCCTCCAGAATTACCGCGGCGTTTGGCTGCCGGGCCAACACGGTGGGTGTTTTCTTCGAAAAGGAGCCGTCTGAAAAACGCCCGGCAACCGCCGGCTGGTATAACTCCGTTGCTTTTGAGAAACTGGCCAAAGCTGAAGGACTTTATGCAAAAAGTATCAACGGTGACGCGTTTTCGGATGAAATCAAAGCAGCGACCATCGAGATATTGAAGAAAGATGTCGGCCCAGTTGATCTTGTTGTCAACAGTCTGGCCTCGCCGCGGCGCACCCACCCTAAAAGCGGAGAAGTTTTCAAATCCGTTCTCAAACCCATTGGTCAAGATTACGACGGTCAAACTCTCGACACAGACAAATCGTTGGTAAAAGCGGTACACATGGAACCGGCGGCAAAGGAAGAAATTGCCGAAACCGTCGCTGTCATGGGCGGCGAAGACTGGGAGATGTGGATGGACGCCTTAGATAGCGCCGGACTTCTGGCTGAAGGGTGTAAAACTATTTCCTACACTTATATCGGCCCCAAACTCACCTGGCCGATTTATCGAGACGGGACCATCGGTAAAGCCAAAGAAGATTTAGAACGGGCAGGAAAGTCTATAAACGAGCGGCTTCAATCCCGCGATGGCAGCGCTTACGTTTGCGTCATGAAAGCCATCGTTACTCAATCCAGTTCTGCGATACCTGTTGTGCCGTTATACATTTCTCTTTTATTTAAAATAATGAAAGAGGCGGGCACCCATGAAGGCCCCATCGAGCAAACCCAACGCCTTTTTGCGACTCAGATCTATCAAGACAGCGTACCTGAAACCGATGAAACCGGTCGTATTCGGTTGGATGATCTCGAAATGCTCCCGGAAATTCAAGCTGAGGTTGATGAGCAGTGGTCAAAAATTACCACGGAAAACTTGCATGAGTTGACTGATTTTAAAGGGTACCGGGAAGAGTTTCTCAAGTTGTTTGGCTTCGGGCTTCCCGGCGTCAATTATGAGGCTGATGTTGATCAGGTCGTGTTGTTTGAATAA
- a CDS encoding DUF4097 family beta strand repeat protein: MNLNFRFLKLSVLMLCFFTIQVLAQGGKIERTFKNVKEVRIKTVSGNCIVQKGDKNEVKVVVTYSYDDEDYEAEMDQRGDRLILRERFVGHRGSWRGRSMWKLTVPDKTDIEFSTASGDLEVADLNSDIEAETASGDIVLKKMSGNFDVSTASGDIEGMDLQGRIDLGTASGNVELRGFTGNVKVGTASGSIRVENVKGEIDLGTASGNIDIRACSGEFEVGAASGDVDAANVVIEGRSNFSAASGDVKVSLGKELAHNLKISSASGDSRLSFNGHPIRGFIEMTASGRAVLEN, from the coding sequence ATGAATCTTAATTTCAGATTTCTCAAACTATCCGTTTTAATGCTTTGCTTTTTCACGATCCAGGTCCTTGCTCAAGGGGGCAAAATCGAAAGGACGTTTAAAAATGTAAAAGAAGTTAGAATAAAAACCGTCAGTGGCAACTGTATCGTGCAAAAAGGCGACAAGAACGAAGTCAAAGTTGTTGTGACCTATTCTTATGATGACGAAGACTATGAAGCAGAAATGGATCAGCGCGGCGACCGCCTTATCTTGCGGGAAAGATTTGTGGGCCACCGGGGTAGCTGGCGCGGCCGGTCGATGTGGAAATTGACGGTACCGGATAAAACGGATATTGAGTTCTCTACAGCCTCCGGCGATCTTGAGGTTGCGGACTTGAATTCGGACATTGAAGCCGAAACCGCTTCAGGTGATATTGTCCTTAAGAAAATGAGCGGAAACTTCGATGTCAGCACCGCCAGCGGCGATATTGAGGGTATGGATTTGCAAGGTAGGATTGACCTGGGAACCGCTTCCGGAAATGTTGAATTGCGCGGCTTCACAGGTAATGTTAAAGTTGGCACGGCCAGCGGCAGTATTCGCGTAGAAAATGTCAAAGGTGAAATCGATCTGGGCACCGCCTCCGGCAATATCGATATCAGGGCCTGCTCAGGTGAGTTCGAAGTCGGCGCCGCCAGCGGCGATGTTGATGCAGCCAATGTAGTTATCGAAGGCCGCAGTAACTTCAGCGCCGCCTCAGGAGATGTTAAAGTCTCTTTGGGAAAAGAACTCGCCCACAACTTGAAAATCTCTTCCGCTTCGGGGGATTCGCGCCTGAGCTTTAACGGCCACCCCATTCGCGGCTTCATCGAAATGACCGCGAGTGGGCGGGCGGTTTTGGAGAATTAG
- a CDS encoding GNAT family N-acetyltransferase: MWYRLKRSEFEKQKGEGNRKAMKTHVDGGNVPGIIAYSNGKPVAWCAVAPREDFSALERSRILKPIDDKPVWSIVCFFVEKNHRRQGLNIALLKSAIDFAKQRGAKILEGYPVEPKKNPMPDVFAFYGLASAFKKAGFKECLRRSETRPIMRFIITE, translated from the coding sequence ATGTGGTACCGCCTGAAACGTTCCGAATTTGAAAAACAGAAAGGCGAAGGTAATAGAAAGGCAATGAAGACTCATGTCGATGGTGGCAATGTTCCGGGAATCATAGCGTACAGTAATGGGAAGCCCGTTGCATGGTGTGCTGTCGCACCGAGAGAAGATTTTTCGGCTTTGGAACGCTCGCGCATTCTAAAACCAATTGATGATAAACCGGTTTGGTCGATCGTTTGTTTTTTTGTGGAAAAGAACCATCGCAGACAAGGTTTAAATATTGCTCTCCTCAAGTCAGCTATCGATTTTGCAAAACAACGTGGAGCTAAAATTTTGGAAGGCTACCCGGTAGAACCAAAGAAAAATCCAATGCCGGATGTTTTTGCTTTTTACGGGCTCGCTTCTGCATTCAAAAAGGCTGGATTTAAAGAATGCCTCAGACGCTCGGAGACCCGGCCAATTATGCGCTTCATTATTACCGAATGA
- a CDS encoding VOC family protein, with translation MERVIGLGGIFFKAQNPEKLRDWYKKHLGMTPDEYGSVVFEWNHQNSEKKGHTVWSLFPKDTDYFKPSDAPFMINYRVADLAKLLEQLRKEGVEVDDKVEEYEYGRFGWIMDPEGNRIELWEPPENTDWKDVLPMR, from the coding sequence ATGGAACGCGTTATCGGATTAGGCGGCATTTTCTTTAAAGCTCAAAACCCCGAAAAACTCCGGGATTGGTACAAAAAACATCTTGGCATGACTCCGGACGAATACGGCTCCGTAGTATTTGAGTGGAATCATCAAAATTCTGAGAAAAAAGGTCACACAGTTTGGAGCCTTTTTCCCAAAGATACGGACTACTTTAAACCCAGCGACGCGCCTTTTATGATCAACTATCGTGTCGCTGATCTGGCCAAGCTGCTCGAACAACTGCGCAAAGAGGGTGTGGAAGTCGATGATAAAGTCGAAGAATATGAATATGGCCGTTTTGGCTGGATCATGGATCCGGAGGGGAACCGTATTGAGCTTTGGGAGCCGCCGGAAAACACGGATTGGAAAGACGTGCTGCCGATGCGATAG
- a CDS encoding nuclear transport factor 2 family protein: MLKILLWFLFIFSACSEEVKDTEPDRLKLLETDIEFSETSRVRGAAEAFKLYLAEDALQLPHNAEPIFGRDKIYENMLAGPKVTLTWQPQRAEVSASGDMGYTWGNYQAKWQDEDGQEQTGQGKYLNVWKKQAGGNWKVIVDMGNHSPPPESSNQK; this comes from the coding sequence ATGCTTAAAATTCTACTTTGGTTTTTATTCATATTTTCAGCCTGCAGCGAGGAAGTCAAAGACACTGAACCGGATCGCCTGAAACTCCTCGAAACCGACATTGAGTTTTCCGAAACCTCACGAGTCAGGGGTGCGGCAGAGGCTTTCAAATTGTATCTCGCTGAAGACGCGTTACAGTTGCCACACAATGCAGAACCGATTTTTGGCCGGGATAAAATTTACGAAAATATGTTGGCAGGCCCGAAAGTGACTTTGACCTGGCAGCCACAGCGTGCTGAAGTTTCGGCCTCCGGGGACATGGGTTACACCTGGGGAAATTACCAGGCAAAATGGCAAGATGAAGACGGCCAGGAGCAAACGGGTCAGGGCAAATATCTCAACGTCTGGAAAAAACAGGCTGGAGGAAATTGGAAAGTTATTGTGGACATGGGAAATCACAGTCCGCCGCCTGAAAGTTCAAATCAAAAGTAA